One window of Corynebacterium accolens genomic DNA carries:
- a CDS encoding siderophore ABC transporter substrate-binding protein, whose protein sequence is MKKIHRALLSVVAVASLALTACSTAEEEDQGSNKGTSESALQIEDNNGTHELDVPFERVAVTDNRAFEILADWDLNIVAAPLGIVPDTLSDKINEDSIEANLGMHREPDLEALVAAEPDIVINGQRFTQHQADIEALMEDTPVLDFSPRDDKDMAEELIRQTEALGKIFDHEDEAKKLVDDFNKALDRAKDAYDPEKTVMAVNTSGGDINYIAPGKGRFFGPFFDLLGMKPSLEVENASDDHEGDDISVEAIADSNPDYILIMDRDGAIAKDEAGYTPGKKLVEDSAALKNVAAVKEGKIVAAPQDTYTNENIITFTETLNAMADAFEKN, encoded by the coding sequence ATGAAGAAAATTCATCGCGCTCTTTTGTCTGTCGTAGCTGTCGCCTCCTTGGCACTTACCGCATGTAGCACTGCGGAAGAAGAGGACCAGGGTTCGAATAAGGGGACATCGGAAAGCGCACTGCAGATCGAAGATAATAACGGCACCCACGAGCTGGACGTACCGTTCGAGCGCGTCGCGGTAACGGATAACCGCGCCTTCGAAATCCTCGCGGACTGGGACCTCAATATCGTGGCTGCCCCGCTCGGCATTGTCCCAGATACCCTCTCGGACAAGATCAATGAAGACTCGATCGAGGCCAACCTGGGTATGCACCGCGAACCTGACCTGGAAGCACTGGTTGCCGCAGAGCCGGACATCGTCATCAACGGTCAGCGCTTCACCCAGCACCAGGCTGATATCGAGGCACTGATGGAAGATACCCCGGTCCTCGACTTCTCCCCGCGCGACGATAAGGACATGGCGGAAGAACTCATCCGCCAGACCGAAGCACTGGGCAAGATCTTTGACCACGAAGATGAAGCAAAGAAGCTTGTCGATGACTTCAACAAGGCGCTGGACCGCGCCAAGGATGCCTACGATCCTGAGAAGACCGTCATGGCAGTCAACACCTCCGGTGGCGATATTAACTACATCGCCCCAGGCAAGGGCCGCTTCTTCGGGCCATTCTTTGACCTGCTGGGCATGAAGCCATCCCTCGAGGTGGAAAACGCCAGCGATGACCACGAGGGCGATGACATCTCCGTCGAGGCAATCGCTGATTCCAACCCTGACTACATCCTCATCATGGACCGCGACGGTGCTATTGCCAAGGATGAAGCAGGCTACACCCCAGGTAAGAAGCTGGTAGAGGATTCCGCGGCACTCAAGAACGTGGCTGCCGTGAAGGAAGGCAAGATCGTTGCCGCTCCGCAGGATACCTACACCAATGAAAACATCATTACCTTCACGGAGACGCTCAACGCGATGGCAGACGCGTTTGAAAAGAACTAG
- a CDS encoding ABC transporter permease: METTTRTKVWDWKLGLGILIVAALLVTSLLTGQYDVFGADDGAAMFGITRLPRTIALVLAGAAMAVSGLVMQLLTQNRFVEPSTTGTTEWAGLGLLFVMVVAPTSSILVKMIGAVIFSFLGTVVFFLFLRRVTLRSSLIVPIIGIMLGAVVSAVSTFFALMTDMLQQLGIWFMGSFTAVYKGQYEVLWLVLLVLVAVYIYADRLTVVGLGEDVATNVGLNYNRMLLLGTGLIAIATGVVTVVVGSLPFLGLIVPNIVSMVRGDDLRSNVPWVCLLGIGIVTVCDLVGRVIIAPFEMPVSVILGVIGAIVFIIMIVRSTRAN, from the coding sequence ATGGAAACCACCACCCGCACAAAGGTCTGGGACTGGAAGCTGGGCCTTGGCATACTCATCGTCGCCGCGTTGCTCGTTACCTCTTTGTTGACCGGGCAGTACGACGTTTTTGGCGCTGATGATGGCGCCGCCATGTTCGGCATTACCCGCTTACCGCGCACCATTGCCTTGGTGCTCGCCGGCGCGGCCATGGCCGTTAGCGGCCTGGTCATGCAGCTGCTTACCCAAAACCGCTTCGTTGAACCATCTACCACCGGCACCACGGAGTGGGCCGGGCTGGGCCTGCTCTTCGTCATGGTCGTCGCACCCACGTCCTCGATTCTAGTGAAGATGATAGGTGCGGTGATCTTTTCCTTCCTGGGTACCGTCGTATTCTTCCTCTTCTTACGCCGGGTGACCCTGCGCTCCTCGCTCATCGTGCCGATCATCGGCATCATGCTGGGTGCCGTGGTGTCTGCGGTCTCGACGTTTTTCGCCCTGATGACGGATATGCTCCAGCAATTGGGAATCTGGTTCATGGGTTCATTCACCGCGGTATATAAGGGCCAATACGAGGTTTTGTGGCTGGTCCTCTTGGTGCTGGTGGCGGTGTATATCTATGCTGACCGCCTCACGGTTGTTGGTTTGGGCGAGGACGTTGCTACCAACGTTGGGCTGAACTATAACCGCATGTTGTTGCTTGGAACCGGCCTCATTGCCATTGCTACGGGCGTGGTCACCGTTGTCGTAGGATCTCTGCCATTCCTCGGGCTTATCGTGCCCAATATCGTCTCTATGGTGCGCGGCGATGACCTGCGTTCCAACGTGCCCTGGGTGTGCTTGCTGGGCATCGGCATCGTCACGGTATGTGACCTGGTGGGCCGCGTGATCATCGCCCCATTCGAGATGCCGGTTTCGGTGATTCTGGGAGTCATCGGCGCCATCGTCTTCATCATCATGATTGTGAGGTCGACCCGTGCGAACTAA